Within the Calditrichota bacterium genome, the region GCCTCGTGCCAGCTAATCCCCGTGACGTAGGGTGCGTAACGTTCGTTTCCCTCATAATCAGGACGAAATTTACGGAATTGTTCGATAGTAACTTCCCTTTCGGAAATGTAAAAAGGCTGACTGATAGTAACCTGATGAACCGGCCGCTCGTCCCATTGTCCCTTTCCAGAAAGGTCGCCCATACGAAAAGTCCCTGCCTCAATGCGAATCATTTTCATGCCGATGGAGTTGATGAAAAACTCGGGCTTTTTGCTGCAAGCGACCAAAGTAATAAAAATTATAAAAAATATTTTACTTCGGCTCTGATTACACATGTTCATGCACTCTTTCCACAGCAACTTTTTTTCAAATGTAAAAAAGCATTTTTTAAGCGATGAATTCTTTTTTACTTGTTATCAATCAATCTTTTTTATAGGCCACGGATGACGCGGATTTACACGGATAAAAGATAAAAAAATCCGTGAGTATCCGTGTCATCAGTGTCATCCGCGTGCTATCAATACAATTTATTTAAACCACCAAGACTCGAAGACACAAAGTTTAATTTTTTTCTTTGGGCCTTGGTGACTTTGTGGTTTATATCTTAAAAAGTTAATTACATCAACGAAGCAAAAGCATTTTCTTCACCAGCACCTGCCGGGAAGATTTTACCTTGAGAAAATAAACTCCGGACGGCAGCGCTTGACCGGAAATATTTCGACCATTCCAGACAAATTGAAAATTATCAGAATCAGCAATTGTTTTTGAATCTCTAAAAACAAGCTGCCCCAATTGATTGTAAATCGCAATTTCCACTTCTCCAGCTACGGAATTCAATTGAATCACTGTGCGCTGATTGAACGGATTGGGAAAAATTGAACATTTGATTTTGTTCTCAAAAGAAATTTCTTTATTTTCGGAAACCGCTGTTGCACCTTCGGGACGCAAAGTCAACAGTGAAACCTGATGCAGCCTCATGCCGATATTTATTTCCACCGAGCCGTCAGATTTGACCGGCAACAGAGTGTCAGGTCCCGCTTTTTCCAAATCGTCTATTTCCAGATAGTGACTTTTACGGCTATACCAGAACGCCTGTCCCTCGGCGTCCAGATTGACCAAAACAGCAGCATCGTAAATGCTGCCGCCAATTCCTCCACCCGGAATCCGTTCGATGTCTTTACTGTCTTCCAGCCATTGATTGAAAAAATTGCTATGCGTGGAATCGCCCAGCCAGTGAGTCAATTGAACCTGCTCCGCCTGAAAGGGCAATTTTTT harbors:
- a CDS encoding T9SS type A sorting domain-containing protein encodes the protein KKLPFQAEQVQLTHWLGDSTHSNFFNQWLEDSKDIERIPGGGIGGSIYDAAVLVNLDAEGQAFWYSRKSHYLEIDDLEKAGPDTLLPVKSDGSVEINIGMRLHQVSLLTLRPEGATAVSENKEISFENKIKCSIFPNPFNQRTVIQLNSVAGEVEIAIYNQLGQLVFRDSKTIADSDNFQFVWNGRNISGQALPSGVYFLKVKSSRQVLVKKMLLLR